Proteins co-encoded in one Chrysemys picta bellii isolate R12L10 chromosome 13, ASM1138683v2, whole genome shotgun sequence genomic window:
- the LOC135975305 gene encoding mediator of RNA polymerase II transcription subunit 15-like produces the protein MESQDRKRAPAWTEREVRDLLAIWGDEAVIAELRSSKRNGKVLEKISKAMKDRGHNMDTQQCRVKIKELRQAYHKAREANGRSGAELQTCRYYAELHAILGGAATTTPTVCYDSLTGETHREDGSGNEEDEDGGTVGSSQQQGSGETGFPNSQDMFVTLDLEPVTPELTQDPQGTQETSAANVSPLQRLVNIRKRKRRTRDDMFTELQMSSHADRAQQNAWRQSMSEMRKAQYEREERWRAESRDEQSKWRAEDDRWRQLADRRQESMLRLLEHQTDMLERMVELQERQQEQRPPLQPLCNQQPYSPSCIASSPRRPRTRWGGLRPPSHSTPDDRPSIRRLAFNKS, from the exons atggagtcccaggatcgcaaaagagctccagcatggaccgaacgggaggtacgagatctgctcgccatatggggagatgaagcagtgatagctgaactccgtagcagtaaaagaaatggaaaagtattagaaaagatctccaaggccatgaaggaccgaggccataacatggacacacagcagtgccgcgtgaaaattaaggagctacggcaagcttaccacaaagccagagaagcaaacggaaggtccggggcagagctgcaaacttgccgctactacgcggagctgcatgcgatcctagggggtgcagccaccactaccccaaccgtgtgctatgactctctcactggagaaacacacagggaagacggttcggggaacgaggaagatgaggatggaggtactgtaggtagctcacagcagcaaggaagcggagaaaccggtttccccaacagccaggatatgtttgtgaccctggacctggaaccagtaacccccgaactcacccaagaccctcagggcacacaggagacctctg ctgcaaatgtttctcctttgcagaggctcgtgaacattagaaagagaaaacgtaggacgagggacgatatgttcacggagctgcagatgtcctcccacgctgatagagcacagcagaatgcgtggaggcagtcaatgtcggagatgagaaaagcccaatatgaacgagaggagaggtggcgggctgaatcgcgggatgaacagagcaagtggcgggctgaagacgataggtggcgtcagcttgcagacagacggcaagagtcaatgctccgtctgctggagcatcaaactgatatgctcgagcgtatggttgagctgcaggaaaggcagcaggagcagagaccgccgctacagcccctgtgtaaccaacagccctacTCCCCAAGTtgcatagcctcctcaccaagacgcccaagaacacggtgggggggcctccgtccacccagtcactccaccccagatgatcgcccaagcatcagaaggctggccttcaataagagttaa